The stretch of DNA ataataatgtattatttattttgttttaggaagtgtttttaatataattaatcctGGCGCCTAAACAAAATGCTTCCACCATATTCGCACAAGGATTCACGCAACATTGGCAGCCGTATCAAGGAGAAGCTTCTTGGTTGGAaacgtttaattttttctgACAAAAATACCAGgaacttatttttgttttcagttttaaatttatcttttgcTTTCGTTGAGTTATCATACGGATTATGGACAAACAGTTTGGGCCTAATCTCAGATAGTTTCCATATGTTTTTCGATTGTACCGGCTTGTTATTTGGTTTGGTAGCATCGGTTATCACAAAATGGAGAGCCAATGACCGATACTCTTATGGTTATGTACGTGCAGAGGTATTAGGCGGATTCGTTAATggattgctattgttattcataGCTGTCTTTATAATGTTTGAAGCTGTTGAAAGAGCTATCGAGCCACCTGAGATAAAACACGAAAGACTTTTTACTGTATCTGTGATGGGACTCATAGTGAATTTAGTAGGAATATATGCCTTTCAACATGGACATGGGCATGGCCATGGTGGTCATGggcattctcattctcatagTAGTGGGCATGGCCATTCTCATTTGAATCATAATCACAGTCACAATCATCTTGATATTGAAATGGATTCAACTTTTACTGTTAATAATTCTCAAATTATGAAAGGagtttttttacatatattagcAGATACTCTGGGATCTGTAGGAGTAATTATATCGGCTGTTTTGATGCAAATGTTTGGTTGGATGATAGCTGACCCTATTTGTTCCATGCTCATTGCAGTATTGATAGTGTTAAGTGTAGTTTCATTAATGAAAGAATCTTGGGAGATTCTTATGCAAAGACAACCTTCGGCTTTGGATCATGTTTTACCACAGTGTTACAATAAAGTGACCCAATTGGCTGGAGTTTATAGTGTACAAGAACCACATTTCTGGACACTTTGTTCCGAAGTTTATGTTGGTTGTATAAAACTAGAAGTAGCACGAACTGTAGATCCAAAGTATGTGGTTGCGCATACTCAAATGATTTTTCAAGCAGCAGGTGTGAGACAACTAACGGTGCAATTGGATTATGCACCTATGTGATCTATCAGAAACGTGCGTATTGTAAAGTGTTCTTATAAATGCTCCAGAAGTGT from Vespa crabro chromosome 11, iyVesCrab1.2, whole genome shotgun sequence encodes:
- the LOC124428041 gene encoding zinc transporter 7; translated protein: MLPPYSHKDSRNIGSRIKEKLLGWKRLIFSDKNTRNLFLFSVLNLSFAFVELSYGLWTNSLGLISDSFHMFFDCTGLLFGLVASVITKWRANDRYSYGYVRAEVLGGFVNGLLLLFIAVFIMFEAVERAIEPPEIKHERLFTVSVMGLIVNLVGIYAFQHGHGHGHGGHGHSHSHSSGHGHSHLNHNHSHNHLDIEMDSTFTVNNSQIMKGVFLHILADTLGSVGVIISAVLMQMFGWMIADPICSMLIAVLIVLSVVSLMKESWEILMQRQPSALDHVLPQCYNKVTQLAGVYSVQEPHFWTLCSEVYVGCIKLEVARTVDPKYVVAHTQMIFQAAGVRQLTVQLDYAPM